The proteins below are encoded in one region of Bacillus vallismortis:
- the gpmI gene encoding 2,3-bisphosphoglycerate-independent phosphoglycerate mutase: MSKKPAALIILDGFGLRNETVGNAVALAKKPNFDRYWNQYPHQTLTASGEAVGLPDGQMGNSEVGHLNIGAGRIVYQSLTRVNVAIREGEFERNQTFLDAINSAKENDKALHLFGLLSDGGVHSHINHLFALLKLAKNEGLTKVYIHGFLDGRDVGPQTAKTYIKQLNEQIEEIGVGEIASVSGRYYSMDRDKRWDRVEKAYRAMAYGEGPTYRSAMDVVDDSYANGIYDEFVIPSVITKENGEPVATIQDGDSVIFYNFRPDRAIQISNTFTNKDFRDFDRGENYPKNLHFVCLTHFSETVDGYVAFKPINLDNTVGEVLSQNGLKQLRIAETEKYPHVTFFMSGGREAEFPGEERILINSPKVATYDLKPEMSAYEVKDALVKEIEADKHDAIILNFANPDMVGHSGMVEPTIKAIEAVDECLGEVVDAILAKGGHAIITADHGNADILITESGDPHTAHTTNPVPVIVTKEGVTLREGGILGDLAPTLLDLLDVEKPQEMTGTSLIQK; this comes from the coding sequence ATGAGTAAAAAACCAGCTGCACTCATCATTCTTGATGGGTTCGGATTACGTAACGAAACAGTAGGAAACGCAGTCGCTTTAGCGAAAAAACCGAATTTTGACCGCTACTGGAACCAGTATCCTCATCAAACATTGACTGCTTCAGGCGAGGCTGTAGGTCTTCCTGACGGACAGATGGGGAACTCCGAAGTGGGTCACTTAAATATCGGTGCGGGACGTATTGTGTACCAAAGCTTAACACGCGTAAATGTTGCCATTCGCGAAGGGGAGTTCGAACGCAATCAAACATTCCTTGACGCGATTAACAGCGCGAAAGAAAACGATAAAGCCCTGCACCTGTTCGGCCTTTTATCAGACGGCGGTGTGCACAGCCACATCAATCATTTGTTCGCATTGTTAAAGCTTGCGAAAAATGAAGGGCTGACAAAGGTTTACATCCATGGTTTCCTTGACGGCCGTGATGTAGGGCCGCAAACAGCGAAGACGTACATTAAGCAGCTGAACGAACAAATCGAGGAAATCGGTGTCGGAGAAATCGCAAGTGTTTCCGGGCGCTACTACTCAATGGACCGCGACAAACGCTGGGACCGTGTAGAAAAAGCGTACCGCGCAATGGCGTACGGCGAAGGCCCGACATACCGCAGCGCAATGGATGTTGTTGATGATTCATATGCGAACGGAATCTATGATGAGTTCGTGATTCCATCCGTCATCACAAAAGAAAACGGTGAGCCTGTTGCGACAATCCAAGACGGCGATTCTGTGATTTTCTATAATTTCAGACCGGACCGCGCCATCCAGATTTCCAACACGTTCACAAATAAAGACTTCCGTGACTTCGATCGCGGCGAGAATTATCCGAAGAACCTGCATTTCGTCTGCCTGACTCACTTCAGTGAAACCGTTGACGGATATGTAGCGTTTAAACCGATAAATCTTGATAACACAGTCGGAGAAGTATTATCTCAAAATGGATTAAAACAGCTTCGAATTGCAGAGACTGAAAAGTATCCGCATGTCACGTTCTTTATGAGCGGCGGCCGTGAAGCTGAATTCCCGGGTGAAGAGCGTATTCTCATCAACTCGCCTAAAGTTGCAACGTATGACTTGAAGCCTGAAATGAGTGCGTATGAAGTGAAGGACGCGCTTGTCAAAGAGATTGAAGCTGACAAGCATGACGCGATCATTTTGAACTTCGCAAACCCTGATATGGTCGGCCACTCCGGAATGGTTGAACCAACAATTAAAGCAATTGAAGCAGTGGACGAATGCTTAGGCGAAGTCGTTGACGCGATTCTCGCTAAAGGCGGACACGCGATCATTACCGCTGATCACGGTAATGCTGACATTCTGATTACAGAATCAGGTGATCCGCACACTGCGCATACGACAAACCCAGTCCCTGTCATTGTGACGAAAGAAGGCGTCACGCTGCGTGAAGGCGGAATCCTAGGCGACCTTGCACCAACGTTGTTAGACCTTCTCGATGTTGAAAAACCGCAAGAAATGACAGGAACATCGTTAATTCAAAAATAA
- the eno gene encoding phosphopyruvate hydratase gives MPYIVDVYAREVLDSRGNPTVEVEVYTETGAFGRALVPSGASTGEYEAVELRDGDKDRYLGKGVLTAVNNVNEIISPELLGFDVTEQNAIDQLLIELDGTENKGKLGANAILGVSMACARAAADFLQIPLYQYLGGFNSKTLPVPMMNIVNGGEHADNNVDIQEFMIMPVGAPNFREALRMGAQIFHSLKSVLSAKGMNTAVGDEGGFAPNLGSNEEALQTIVEAIEKAGFKPGEEVKLAMDAASSEFYNKEDGKYHLSGEGVVKTSAEMVDWYEEMVSKYPIISIEDGLDENDWEGHKLLTERLGKKVQLVGDDLFVTNTKKLAEGIKNGVGNSILIKVNQIGTLTETFDAIEMAKRAGYTAVISHRSGETEDSTIADIAVATNAGQIKTGAPSRTDRVAKYNQLLRIEDQLAETAQYHGINTFYNLNK, from the coding sequence ATGCCATACATTGTTGATGTTTATGCACGCGAAGTATTAGACTCCCGCGGCAACCCAACAGTTGAAGTTGAAGTATATACAGAAACAGGAGCTTTCGGCCGCGCATTAGTGCCAAGCGGAGCTTCTACAGGTGAATACGAAGCAGTTGAGCTTCGTGACGGCGACAAAGACCGTTACCTTGGAAAAGGCGTGTTAACGGCTGTTAACAACGTAAACGAAATCATTTCTCCAGAGCTTCTTGGCTTTGATGTAACTGAACAAAACGCAATCGATCAGCTTTTAATCGAGCTTGACGGTACTGAAAACAAAGGCAAACTTGGTGCGAACGCAATCCTTGGCGTATCTATGGCTTGTGCGCGCGCAGCTGCTGATTTCTTACAGATTCCTCTTTACCAATACCTTGGAGGATTCAACTCAAAAACACTCCCTGTACCGATGATGAACATCGTAAACGGCGGAGAGCATGCTGACAACAACGTTGATATTCAAGAATTCATGATCATGCCTGTAGGTGCTCCTAACTTCCGTGAAGCACTTCGCATGGGCGCTCAAATCTTCCACAGCCTGAAATCAGTTCTTTCTGCTAAAGGAATGAACACAGCTGTAGGTGATGAAGGCGGATTTGCTCCAAACCTTGGTTCTAACGAAGAAGCGCTTCAAACAATCGTTGAAGCAATCGAAAAAGCCGGCTTCAAACCTGGCGAAGAAGTGAAGCTTGCAATGGATGCTGCATCTTCTGAGTTCTACAACAAAGAAGACGGCAAATACCATCTGTCTGGCGAAGGCGTTGTGAAAACATCTGCTGAAATGGTTGACTGGTACGAAGAAATGGTTTCTAAATACCCAATCATCTCTATCGAAGACGGACTTGACGAAAACGACTGGGAAGGCCACAAGCTTCTTACTGAGCGTCTTGGCAAAAAAGTTCAGCTTGTTGGTGATGACCTCTTCGTTACAAACACGAAAAAACTTGCTGAAGGTATCAAAAACGGCGTAGGCAACTCAATCCTGATCAAAGTAAACCAAATCGGTACATTGACTGAAACATTCGATGCGATCGAAATGGCGAAACGCGCAGGCTACACAGCTGTTATCTCTCACCGTTCTGGTGAAACAGAAGACAGCACAATCGCTGACATCGCTGTGGCAACAAATGCAGGACAAATCAAAACAGGTGCTCCGTCTCGTACGGACCGTGTTGCGAAATACAACCAGCTTCTTCGCATCGAAGATCAGTTGGCTGAAACTGCTCAATACCACGGCATTAACACGTTCTACAACTTGAACAAGTAA
- the araR gene encoding arabinose utilization transcriptional regulator AraR produces MLPKYAQVKEEISSWINQGKILPDQKIPTENELMQQFGVSRHTIRKAIGDLVSQGLLYSVQGGGTFVASRSAKSALHSNKTIGVLTTYISDYIFPSIIRGIESYLSEQGYSMLLTSTNNNPDNERRGLENLLSQHIDGLIVEPTKSALQTPNIGYYLNLEKNGIPFAMMNASYAELAAPSFTLDDVKGGMMAADYLLTLGHTHMMGIFKADDTQGVKRMNGFIQAHRERELFPSPDMIVTFTTEEKESKLLEKVKKTLQKNSKNMPTAILCYNDEIALKVIDMLREMDIKVPEDMSIVGYDDSHFAQISEVKLTSVKHPKSALGKAAAKYVIDCLEHKKPKQEDVVFEPELIIRQSTRKLDK; encoded by the coding sequence ATGTTACCAAAATACGCGCAAGTAAAAGAAGAAATCAGTTCATGGATTAATCAAGGCAAAATACTGCCCGATCAAAAGATCCCTACCGAAAACGAATTAATGCAGCAATTCGGCGTCAGCCGGCATACCATCCGCAAAGCGATCGGAGACCTCGTATCACAAGGTCTGCTGTACAGCGTGCAAGGGGGAGGCACCTTTGTCGCTTCACGCTCCGCTAAGTCAGCGCTGCATTCCAATAAAACGATTGGTGTTCTGACAACCTACATATCAGACTATATTTTTCCGAGCATCATTCGGGGAATCGAGTCTTATTTAAGCGAGCAGGGCTATTCTATGCTTTTGACAAGCACAAACAACAATCCGGACAATGAACGAAGAGGATTAGAAAACCTCCTGTCACAGCATATTGACGGACTTATTGTGGAACCGACAAAAAGCGCCCTGCAAACCCCGAATATAGGCTACTATCTGAATTTGGAGAAAAACGGCATCCCTTTTGCGATGATGAACGCGTCATACGCCGAGCTTGCCGCGCCGAGTTTTACGTTAGATGATGTGAAAGGCGGGATGATGGCGGCGGATTACTTGCTTACTCTCGGCCACACGCACATGATGGGCATTTTCAAAGCTGATGATACGCAAGGTGTCAAGCGGATGAACGGATTTATACAGGCGCATCGGGAGCGGGAGTTATTTCCTTCTCCGGATATGATCGTGACCTTTACGACAGAGGAAAAGGAATCGAAGCTGTTGGAGAAAGTGAAAAAGACGCTGCAGAAAAACAGCAAAAACATGCCGACTGCTATTCTTTGCTATAACGATGAAATCGCGCTGAAGGTCATTGACATGCTGCGGGAGATGGATATTAAAGTGCCTGAAGATATGTCTATCGTTGGGTATGATGATTCGCATTTTGCCCAAATCTCCGAGGTGAAATTAACCTCTGTCAAGCACCCGAAATCCGCGCTTGGAAAAGCGGCCGCGAAATATGTCATTGACTGCTTAGAGCATAAAAAACCGAAGCAAGAGGATGTCGTATTTGAGCCTGAGTTGATCATTCGGCAATCGACCAGAAAACTGGATAAATAA
- a CDS encoding GNAT family N-acetyltransferase, translating into MQQLTIQKAKNYDESLYKLLLLADPSKEIVDEYLARGECYTANIAGELAGVYVIITTRPQTAEIVNIAVKPTMQKQGIGKLLIRDAIEKAKHMGARVIEIGTGNSSMHQLSLYQKCGFRLQGIDRDFFIRHYEEEIFENGIQCRDMVRLYLDL; encoded by the coding sequence ATGCAACAGCTCACCATTCAAAAAGCGAAAAACTATGATGAATCGCTGTACAAGCTTCTGCTGCTCGCCGATCCGTCGAAAGAAATTGTTGATGAATATCTAGCCAGAGGAGAATGCTATACCGCTAATATAGCGGGTGAGTTAGCTGGTGTATACGTGATAATCACAACCAGACCGCAAACCGCAGAAATCGTTAACATTGCAGTAAAACCAACAATGCAAAAACAGGGCATTGGCAAGCTGCTGATCCGCGACGCCATTGAAAAAGCGAAACACATGGGAGCAAGGGTGATTGAGATTGGCACTGGGAATTCAAGCATGCATCAGCTGTCGCTTTATCAAAAATGCGGATTCCGCCTGCAGGGGATCGACCGTGATTTTTTTATCAGACACTACGAGGAGGAGATCTTTGAAAACGGCATTCAATGCCGCGATATGGTAAGGCTTTATTTGGATCTCTAA
- the araE gene encoding arabinose-proton symporter AraE — protein MKNTPTQLEPNAPVTRGHSMGFVILISCAAGLGGLLYGYDTAVISGAIGFLKDLYSLTPFMEGLVISSIMIGGVAGVGISGFLSDRFGRRKILMTAALLFAISAIVSALSQDVSTLIIARIIGGLGIGMGSSLSVTYITEAAPPAIRGSLSSLYQLFTILGISATYFINLAVQRSGTYEWGVHTGWRWMLAYGMVPSVIFFLVLLVVPESPRWLAKAGKTTEALKILTRINGETVAKEELKNIEKSLKIEQMGSLSQLFKPGLRKALIIGILLALFNQVIGMNAITYYGPEIFKMMGYGQNAGFVATCIVGVVEVIFTVIAVLLIDKVGRKKLMSIGSAFMAIFMILIGTSFYFQLTNGLMLIFFILGFVAAFCVSVGPITWIMISEIFPNHLRARAAGIATIFLWGANWAIGQFVPMMIDSFGLAYTFWIFAVINILCFLFVVTICPETKNKSLEEIEKLWIK, from the coding sequence ATGAAGAATACTCCAACTCAATTAGAACCAAATGCTCCTGTAACAAGAGGCCATTCAATGGGGTTTGTTATTTTAATCTCATGCGCGGCTGGACTTGGCGGCTTACTGTACGGCTATGACACGGCAGTGATTTCAGGCGCCATCGGTTTTCTGAAAGATTTATACAGCCTAACTCCATTTATGGAAGGGCTTGTGATTTCCAGCATTATGATCGGAGGAGTGGCGGGCGTCGGGATATCCGGATTTTTAAGCGACAGGTTCGGCCGGAGAAAAATTTTAATGACAGCCGCTTTGTTGTTTGCGATATCGGCCATCGTTTCAGCGCTTTCTCAAGATGTATCTACCTTAATCATTGCAAGGATTATCGGAGGCCTCGGGATTGGGATGGGATCATCTCTATCTGTGACGTACATTACAGAAGCGGCGCCGCCCGCCATACGCGGAAGCCTTTCCTCCTTATATCAGCTCTTTACGATATTGGGTATTTCCGCTACGTACTTTATTAATCTCGCTGTGCAGCGCTCCGGAACATACGAATGGGGCGTGCACACCGGATGGAGATGGATGCTCGCTTATGGAATGGTGCCGTCCGTGATCTTTTTCCTCGTATTGCTCGTCGTGCCGGAAAGCCCGAGGTGGCTGGCGAAAGCGGGCAAAACAACAGAAGCGTTAAAGATACTGACACGTATTAATGGAGAAACTGTCGCAAAAGAAGAATTAAAGAACATTGAGAAATCTTTAAAAATAGAACAAATGGGATCGTTGTCCCAGCTGTTTAAGCCGGGTCTCAGAAAGGCGCTTATCATTGGAATCCTGCTGGCGTTGTTTAACCAAGTCATCGGCATGAACGCGATCACTTACTATGGGCCGGAAATCTTTAAAATGATGGGATACGGGCAAAACGCCGGATTTGTGGCAACCTGTATCGTCGGTGTTGTAGAAGTTATTTTTACCGTTATTGCGGTGCTGTTGATTGATAAAGTAGGACGGAAAAAATTGATGTCCATCGGATCTGCTTTTATGGCCATCTTTATGATCTTAATCGGAACGTCGTTCTACTTTCAGTTAACAAACGGACTTATGCTGATCTTCTTTATTTTAGGTTTTGTGGCGGCATTTTGTGTGTCTGTAGGACCGATCACATGGATTATGATTTCTGAAATCTTCCCGAACCACCTGCGTGCGCGGGCCGCGGGGATTGCGACCATCTTTTTATGGGGAGCAAACTGGGCGATCGGACAGTTTGTGCCGATGATGATCGACTCATTCGGGCTCGCCTATACATTCTGGATCTTTGCGGTGATTAACATCCTTTGCTTCCTGTTTGTCGTAACGATCTGCCCGGAAACGAAGAACAAATCGCTCGAAGAAATCGAAAAGCTCTGGATAAAATGA
- the cggR gene encoding gapA transcriptional regulator CggR has translation MNQLLQAQKKLLPDLLLVMQKRFEILQYIRLTEPIGRRSLSASLEISERVLRGEVQFLKEQNLVDIKTNGMTLTEEGYELLSVLEDTMKDVLGLTLLEKTLKERLNLKDAIIVSGDSDQSPWVKKEMGRAAVTCMKKRFSGKNIVAVTGGTTIEAVADMMTPDSKNRELLFVPARGGLGEDVKNQANTICAHMAEKASGTYRLLFVPGQLSQGAYSSIIEEPSVKEVLNTIKSASMLVHGIGEAKTMAQRRNTPLEDLKKIDDNDAVTEAFGYYFNADGEVVHKVHSVGMQLDDIDAIPDIIAVAGGSSKAEAIEAYFKKPRNTVLVTDEGAAKKLLRDE, from the coding sequence ATGAACCAGTTACTACAAGCTCAAAAAAAATTATTGCCTGATCTTCTGCTCGTTATGCAAAAGAGGTTTGAAATCTTGCAGTATATCAGGCTGACAGAACCCATCGGGCGAAGAAGCCTGTCTGCCAGTCTTGAAATCAGCGAACGTGTGCTGAGGGGCGAGGTTCAGTTTTTAAAAGAACAGAATCTGGTCGATATCAAAACAAACGGCATGACTTTGACAGAAGAGGGCTATGAACTGCTTTCGGTTCTTGAAGATACGATGAAAGATGTTTTAGGTTTGACTCTTTTGGAAAAGACATTAAAAGAACGTTTAAATCTAAAGGATGCCATTATCGTGTCCGGAGACAGCGATCAATCCCCTTGGGTCAAAAAAGAAATGGGAAGAGCAGCTGTCACATGTATGAAAAAAAGATTTTCAGGCAAAAATATCGTCGCTGTAACTGGCGGTACGACAATTGAAGCTGTCGCCGACATGATGACGCCGGATTCTAAAAACCGCGAGCTTTTGTTTGTGCCTGCGAGAGGCGGTTTAGGCGAAGACGTGAAAAACCAGGCGAACACCATATGCGCGCATATGGCGGAGAAGGCTTCAGGCACTTACCGGCTTTTGTTTGTTCCGGGACAGCTGTCACAAGGCGCCTATTCATCTATTATTGAAGAGCCTTCTGTCAAAGAGGTGCTGAACACGATTAAATCGGCGAGTATGCTGGTTCACGGAATCGGTGAAGCTAAAACGATGGCTCAGCGGAGAAACACACCTTTAGAAGACTTAAAAAAAATAGATGATAACGACGCGGTGACAGAAGCGTTTGGCTACTATTTTAATGCGGACGGCGAAGTGGTCCATAAAGTGCATTCTGTCGGAATGCAGCTGGATGACATAGACGCCATCCCCGATATTATTGCGGTAGCAGGGGGTTCATCAAAAGCCGAGGCGATCGAGGCTTACTTTAAAAAGCCCCGCAACACGGTTCTCGTCACAGACGAAGGAGCCGCAAAGAAGTTATTAAGGGATGAATAA
- the gap gene encoding type I glyceraldehyde-3-phosphate dehydrogenase → MAVKVGINGFGRIGRNVFRAALNNPEVEVVAVNDLTDANMLAHLLQYDSVHGKLDAEVSVDGNNLVVNGKTIEVSAERDPAKLSWGKQGVEIVVESTGFFTKRADAAKHLEAGAKKVIISAPANEEDITIVMGVNEDKYDAANHDVISNASCTTNCLAPFAKVLNDKFGIKRGMMTTVHSYTNDQQILDLPHKDYRRARAAAENIIPTSTGAAKAVSLVLPELKGKLNGGAMRVPTPNVSLVDLVAELNQEVTAEDVNAALKEAAEGDLKGILGYSEEPLVSGDYNGNKNSSTIDALSTMVMEGSMVKVISWYDNESGYSNRVVDLAAYIAKQGL, encoded by the coding sequence ATGGCAGTAAAAGTCGGTATTAACGGTTTTGGTCGTATTGGACGTAACGTATTCCGCGCAGCATTAAACAATCCTGAAGTTGAGGTAGTAGCGGTTAACGATTTAACAGATGCTAATATGCTGGCTCACCTTTTACAATATGATTCTGTACACGGAAAATTAGACGCTGAAGTTTCAGTTGACGGTAACAACCTTGTTGTTAACGGCAAAACAATTGAAGTTTCTGCAGAACGCGATCCTGCTAAACTTAGCTGGGGCAAACAAGGCGTTGAAATCGTAGTTGAATCTACTGGTTTCTTCACAAAACGCGCAGACGCTGCGAAGCACTTAGAAGCTGGCGCGAAAAAAGTAATCATCTCTGCTCCTGCTAACGAAGAAGATATCACAATCGTTATGGGTGTTAACGAAGATAAATACGATGCGGCTAACCACGATGTTATCTCTAACGCATCTTGCACAACAAACTGCCTTGCGCCGTTTGCAAAAGTACTTAACGACAAATTCGGCATCAAACGCGGTATGATGACAACTGTTCACTCTTACACGAACGATCAGCAAATCCTTGATCTTCCGCACAAAGACTACCGTCGTGCGCGTGCAGCAGCTGAAAACATCATCCCAACATCAACTGGTGCTGCGAAAGCAGTTTCTCTAGTTCTTCCTGAACTAAAAGGCAAACTGAACGGCGGAGCAATGCGTGTTCCTACTCCAAACGTATCTCTAGTTGACTTGGTTGCTGAACTGAACCAAGAAGTAACAGCTGAAGATGTAAACGCAGCTCTTAAAGAAGCGGCTGAAGGAGATCTTAAAGGAATCCTTGGTTACAGCGAAGAGCCATTAGTTTCTGGCGACTACAACGGAAACAAAAACTCTTCTACAATCGATGCGCTTTCTACAATGGTTATGGAAGGCAGCATGGTAAAAGTAATCTCTTGGTACGATAACGAAAGCGGCTACTCTAACCGCGTTGTTGACCTTGCAGCTTACATCGCAAAACAAGGTCTTTAA
- a CDS encoding phosphoglycerate kinase, whose amino-acid sequence MNKKTLKDIDVKGKVVFCRVDFNVPMKDGEVTDDTRIRAALPTIKHLAEQGAKVLLASHLGRPKGEVAEELRLTPVAARLGELLGKEVKKADEAYGDAVKAQISEMKDGDVLVLENVRFYPGEEKNDPELAKAFAELADVYVNDAFGAAHRAHASTAGIAEHLPAVAGFLMEKELDVLGKAVSNPDRPFTAIIGGAKVKDKIGVIESLLDKVDNLIIGGGLAYTFVKALGHEVGKSLLEEDKIDLAKSFMDRAKEKGVNFYMPEDVLVADDFSNDANVKMVPISEIPSDLEAIDIGTKTRETYADVIKNSKLVVWNGPMGVFEIDLFAQGTKAVAEALAEAKDTYSVIGGGDSAAAVEKFGLADKMSHISTGGGASLEFMEGKELPGVAALNDK is encoded by the coding sequence ATGAATAAGAAAACTCTCAAAGACATCGACGTAAAAGGCAAAGTTGTATTCTGCCGCGTTGACTTTAACGTTCCAATGAAAGACGGGGAAGTAACAGACGATACACGTATCCGTGCTGCGCTTCCAACAATCAAACACCTTGCAGAACAAGGCGCGAAAGTCCTGCTGGCGAGCCACTTAGGCCGTCCGAAAGGCGAAGTGGCTGAGGAGCTTCGTTTAACTCCTGTCGCTGCACGTCTCGGCGAACTGCTTGGCAAAGAAGTGAAAAAAGCGGATGAAGCTTACGGCGATGCTGTAAAAGCACAAATTTCCGAAATGAAGGACGGAGACGTTCTTGTATTGGAAAACGTGCGCTTCTACCCTGGTGAAGAGAAAAATGATCCTGAGCTTGCAAAAGCGTTTGCTGAGCTTGCAGATGTATATGTAAATGACGCATTTGGTGCTGCCCACCGTGCTCACGCATCTACAGCTGGAATTGCCGAGCATCTGCCAGCAGTTGCAGGTTTCTTAATGGAAAAAGAGCTTGACGTACTCGGAAAAGCGGTTTCTAACCCTGACCGCCCGTTCACAGCGATCATCGGCGGAGCGAAAGTAAAAGACAAAATCGGCGTGATCGAAAGTCTTCTTGATAAAGTAGACAACCTGATCATCGGCGGAGGTCTTGCTTATACATTCGTTAAAGCGCTTGGCCATGAAGTCGGCAAATCTCTTCTTGAAGAGGATAAAATCGACCTTGCGAAGTCATTTATGGACCGCGCGAAAGAAAAAGGCGTTAATTTCTACATGCCTGAAGATGTACTCGTTGCAGATGATTTCTCTAACGATGCAAACGTGAAAATGGTGCCGATCTCTGAAATCCCTAGTGATTTAGAAGCAATCGACATCGGTACAAAAACACGCGAAACGTATGCTGACGTCATCAAAAACAGCAAACTTGTCGTGTGGAACGGACCGATGGGCGTATTCGAAATCGACTTGTTCGCTCAAGGAACAAAAGCGGTTGCTGAAGCATTGGCAGAGGCGAAAGATACATACTCTGTCATCGGCGGAGGAGACTCTGCGGCAGCGGTTGAAAAATTCGGCCTTGCTGACAAAATGAGCCACATCTCAACAGGCGGCGGCGCATCCCTTGAGTTTATGGAAGGCAAAGAGCTTCCAGGGGTAGCTGCACTTAACGATAAATAA
- the tpiA gene encoding triose-phosphate isomerase, translated as MRKPIIAGNWKMNKTLGEAVSFVEEVKSSIPAADKAEAVVCAPALFLEKLTSAVKGTDLKVGAQNMHFEESGAFTGEISPVALNDLGVDYCVIGHSERREMFAETDETVNKKAHAAFKHGIVPIICVGETLEEREAGKTNDLVADQVKKGLAGLSEEQVAASVIAYEPIWAIGTGKSSTAKDANDVCAHIRKTVAESFSQEVADKLRIQYGGSVKPANIKEYMAESDIDGALVGGASLEPQSFVQLLEEGQYE; from the coding sequence ATGAGAAAACCAATTATCGCCGGTAACTGGAAAATGAACAAAACACTCGGCGAAGCTGTCAGCTTCGTTGAAGAAGTGAAATCTTCCATTCCAGCAGCAGACAAAGCGGAAGCTGTTGTTTGCGCGCCAGCACTTTTCTTAGAAAAGCTTACTTCTGCTGTGAAAGGCACTGACCTTAAAGTCGGCGCACAAAACATGCACTTCGAAGAAAGCGGCGCGTTCACAGGCGAAATCAGTCCGGTTGCTCTTAACGACCTTGGCGTTGACTACTGCGTCATCGGCCACTCTGAGCGCCGTGAAATGTTCGCCGAAACGGATGAAACAGTCAATAAAAAAGCACATGCTGCTTTCAAACACGGCATTGTGCCGATCATCTGTGTAGGTGAAACGCTTGAAGAGCGCGAAGCCGGTAAAACAAATGATCTTGTTGCTGATCAAGTAAAAAAAGGCCTTGCTGGTCTTTCTGAAGAACAAGTTGCTGCTTCTGTTATTGCGTATGAGCCAATCTGGGCAATCGGAACAGGCAAATCTTCTACAGCAAAAGATGCGAACGACGTGTGTGCGCATATCCGTAAAACCGTCGCTGAAAGCTTCAGTCAAGAAGTTGCAGACAAGCTTCGCATTCAATATGGCGGAAGCGTAAAGCCTGCAAACATTAAAGAATATATGGCAGAGTCCGATATTGACGGTGCTTTGGTCGGCGGCGCGAGCCTTGAGCCACAGTCATTCGTTCAATTATTGGAGGAAGGTCAATATGAGTAA